Proteins found in one Bacteroidota bacterium genomic segment:
- the glpT gene encoding glycerol-3-phosphate transporter has product MLNFLRQPPNRDLISEEKVDSTYKILRFQVFAGIFLGYAGYYLVRKNFALAIPDLIKEGFTKTELGIALSGVSIAYGLSKFLMGNVSDRSDARKFMTLGLALSGIAMIAMGIFPFATSSIAVMFVILLINGWFQGMGWPPSGRVMVHWFSITERGTKMSFWNVAHNVGGGLIGPLAILGLEIFSDWRATFYFPGMIALIIAVITYILVRDRPHAVGLPAIEEYRKDYPEDPEEASEKKISGREIFSKYIFNNKMLWFIASANAFIYLVRYGVLDWAPTYLSEEKGFSFDESGWAYFAYEWAGIPGTILAGYMSDRWFKGKRAPVSIIYMLLVLISVVVYWKNPIGNPMIDNLSLIAIGFLIYGPVMLIGVHALDLVPKNAAGTAAGFTGLFGYLGGAVFANIAMGAIVDNFGWDGSFITLIAACILSIILIAFTLRIEKDK; this is encoded by the coding sequence ATGCTCAATTTCCTAAGACAGCCTCCAAACAGAGACCTTATTTCTGAAGAGAAGGTTGATAGTACATATAAAATTTTACGATTTCAGGTTTTTGCCGGGATATTTCTTGGTTATGCCGGGTATTATTTGGTTAGAAAGAATTTTGCTCTTGCGATTCCTGATTTGATTAAAGAAGGATTCACTAAAACCGAGCTAGGTATTGCATTATCCGGAGTTTCGATTGCATATGGATTAAGTAAGTTCTTAATGGGAAACGTTTCTGATAGAAGTGATGCCAGAAAATTTATGACCCTTGGATTAGCTTTATCCGGTATTGCAATGATAGCGATGGGAATTTTTCCATTTGCAACATCATCGATAGCTGTAATGTTTGTTATTTTGCTTATTAACGGTTGGTTTCAGGGAATGGGATGGCCACCAAGCGGCAGGGTTATGGTTCACTGGTTTTCTATTACCGAGAGAGGCACTAAAATGTCTTTTTGGAATGTAGCGCATAATGTAGGTGGAGGTTTGATCGGACCATTGGCTATATTGGGGTTAGAGATATTTAGCGATTGGCGTGCTACTTTTTACTTTCCGGGGATGATTGCTCTGATTATTGCTGTTATTACATACATATTAGTTAGAGACAGGCCTCATGCAGTAGGATTGCCTGCAATCGAAGAATATCGAAAAGATTATCCTGAAGATCCCGAAGAGGCGAGTGAAAAGAAAATTTCAGGCCGAGAGATTTTTAGCAAATATATATTTAATAATAAGATGCTGTGGTTTATAGCTTCAGCCAACGCTTTTATTTATCTGGTGAGGTATGGAGTTCTGGACTGGGCACCTACATATTTGTCGGAAGAAAAGGGTTTTTCGTTCGATGAATCCGGATGGGCATATTTTGCTTATGAGTGGGCAGGTATTCCGGGAACTATATTAGCCGGTTATATGAGTGACAGATGGTTTAAAGGAAAACGGGCTCCGGTAAGTATAATATATATGTTGCTGGTGTTAATATCGGTGGTTGTTTACTGGAAAAATCCGATCGGAAATCCAATGATTGACAATTTATCGCTGATAGCCATTGGATTTTTAATTTATGGACCGGTAATGTTGATAGGAGTACATGCATTAGATTTGGTGCCAAAAAATGCTGCCGGAACTGCGGCAGGTTTTACAGGCTTATTCGGATATTTAGGAGGAGCAGTATTTGCAAATATTGCTATGGGAGCTATCGTTGATAATTTTGGATGGGATGGAAGTTTTATTACATTAATTGCTGCATGTATTCTGTCTATAATACTTATTGCTTTTACTTTACGGATTGAAAAAGATAAATAA
- a CDS encoding 7-carboxy-7-deazaguanine synthase QueE, translating to MTETEQEKLLEQGIMLPLMEEFYSLQGEGYHTGQASYFIRIGGCDVGCHWCDVKESWDAKLHPPTMVDKIVENAAKYAKTVVITGGEPLMWNLDYISRQLHSRGIKVHIETSGAYPITGRLDWICLSPKKTSLPLEDNYKEADELKVIIQNKNDFKFAVEQALKVNDSCKLYLQPEWSQREKMLPQIVDFILEHPEWKASLQTHKYMNIP from the coding sequence ATGACTGAGACAGAACAAGAAAAGTTATTGGAACAGGGAATTATGCTCCCATTGATGGAGGAGTTTTATTCACTGCAGGGAGAAGGATACCACACAGGGCAGGCTTCATATTTTATCAGGATAGGCGGATGCGATGTTGGCTGCCACTGGTGCGATGTAAAAGAAAGCTGGGATGCAAAGCTACATCCTCCTACCATGGTTGATAAAATTGTGGAAAATGCAGCTAAATATGCAAAGACAGTTGTCATTACCGGAGGAGAACCATTGATGTGGAACTTAGATTATATAAGTCGACAGTTGCATTCGAGAGGAATTAAAGTACATATAGAAACTTCGGGGGCTTATCCTATAACGGGTAGATTGGATTGGATATGTCTTTCACCCAAGAAAACATCTCTTCCTTTGGAGGATAATTATAAGGAGGCCGATGAGTTAAAAGTTATTATACAGAATAAGAATGATTTCAAATTTGCCGTAGAACAGGCTTTAAAAGTAAATGATTCATGTAAGTTATACCTTCAACCTGAATGGAGTCAGAGGGAAAAAATGCTTCCTCAAATTGTTGATTTTATTCTAGAACATCCTGAATGGAAGGCATCTCTTCAAACACATAAGTACATGAATATTCCTTAG